ACGGTTTCCAGCGGCTCGTGGTCGAAGGTGATGGTCAGGTGCCGCGCGGCCAGCGCCGGGTCGGGCACCTGCAGGTCCACGTCGTACCAGCGGCTCACCTCGGCCGCCACGTCGCGCACCGGCGCGTTGGTGAAGGTGATGGTGCCGCGCGTCCAGGCCAGGTCGCGCTGCTCGTCGGCGGTCCGCACCACGGCGGCGCGGCCCGAGGCCACCTCGGCGGCCTGGCCGCGGACGAGGATGGCGGCGCCAGCGAGATCGCGGGTGGGCGCGCTGGCGGGAAGGACGGCGACGCGCCCCTCGGTGACGGCGATGCGCGCGGGCTCGCTCCCCGCGTAGTCGCGCACGGTGAAGCGCGTCCCCAGCACGCGGGTGACGGCGTCGGGGGTGTAGACGGTGAATGGCCGGCGCGCGTCGTGGGCCACGTCGAAGTACGCGGCGCCGTTCAGCCGCACATCGCGCGCGCTGCCGCCGAAGCGGCGCGGCCAGCTCAGCCGGCTGCTGACGCCCAGGCGCACCGTCGTCCCGTCCGCCAGCCGCAGCGTCTTCTGCTCGCCCTTTCCCGTGGCGACGGTGTGGCGGAGGACGTGGTCGCGGCCGAACGGGGTGAGCAGGGCGGCCGCGAAGCCCACCACCAGCACGGCGGCGATCCGGAGGACCGCCGCGCGCCAGGCGAAGGGCTTCGCGGCCGGGCGGCGTGCGTGGATGGGGTGCACGCCGGGAATCGCCCCGTCGCCGGCGGCGATCCCGGTGCGCCCGGCCACGCGGCTCCATGCGGCGCCAGCGCGGCCGCGCGCGGGGAGCCCGCCCGA
This DNA window, taken from Longimicrobium sp., encodes the following:
- a CDS encoding FecR domain-containing protein, encoding MDERLWQVLVRHFSGVATPAEEEELRAWGEAGPANAAELRALRAVWDASGGLPARGRAGAAWSRVAGRTGIAAGDGAIPGVHPIHARRPAAKPFAWRAAVLRIAAVLVVGFAAALLTPFGRDHVLRHTVATGKGEQKTLRLADGTTVRLGVSSRLSWPRRFGGSARDVRLNGAAYFDVAHDARRPFTVYTPDAVTRVLGTRFTVRDYAGSEPARIAVTEGRVAVLPASAPTRDLAGAAILVRGQAAEVASGRAAVVRTADEQRDLAWTRGTITFTNAPVRDVAAEVSRWYDVDLQVPDPALAARHLTITFDHEPLETVLQEMAAALNARVERRGLTVVLTAAPPARTERPAAPTYTL